In Oscillatoria acuminata PCC 6304, a single window of DNA contains:
- a CDS encoding DUF2232 domain-containing protein codes for MVDFPDNNPNSSSDSPNPNRNSEPLGPPDFSGFPDSLRADLREPSTPRTPSAPSVAPGRLPNNALILVETAFFASTASLIWLINYYFPLGPVLRIFFPVPIALVYLRWGNRAAWMGAVVSGLLLSVLMGPTRSILFVVPFGLLGVLLGCLWKRRASWEVAIFLGSLLGAFGFFFRLWLLGILVGEDLWVYLTIQITEIADWLFLRLGLLVQPSLYVIQALAAILVWVQNLIYLFAVHLAASLLLEKIGNPIPPPPPWVQVLLDEE; via the coding sequence ATGGTTGATTTTCCAGATAATAACCCGAATTCCTCTTCCGATTCTCCTAATCCCAATCGCAATTCAGAACCCCTAGGTCCTCCCGATTTCTCTGGGTTCCCGGATTCCCTCAGGGCAGATCTTCGGGAACCCTCAACCCCTCGCACCCCCTCTGCTCCCTCGGTTGCCCCAGGCAGACTCCCAAATAATGCCTTAATCTTGGTCGAAACGGCCTTTTTTGCAAGTACCGCCAGCTTGATTTGGTTGATCAATTATTACTTTCCCCTCGGTCCCGTGCTGCGGATTTTTTTCCCGGTCCCGATCGCCCTGGTTTACCTACGCTGGGGGAATCGCGCCGCCTGGATGGGTGCAGTCGTCTCCGGTTTGTTGCTCTCTGTTCTCATGGGACCCACGCGCAGCATTCTCTTTGTGGTCCCGTTTGGTCTTCTCGGAGTCTTGCTCGGATGTCTCTGGAAGCGTCGCGCCAGTTGGGAAGTTGCCATCTTTCTGGGTTCTCTCCTCGGTGCTTTTGGCTTCTTCTTTCGCCTCTGGCTGTTAGGAATTCTCGTGGGGGAAGACCTTTGGGTTTACCTAACCATTCAAATTACCGAGATTGCCGACTGGCTATTTCTCAGGTTGGGATTGCTGGTTCAACCGAGTCTTTATGTGATTCAAGCCTTAGCCGCAATCTTAGTCTGGGTTCAGAATCTCATCTACCTGTTTGCGGTGCATTTAGCCGCTTCTCTCCTCCTCGAAAAAATCGGAAATCCCATTCCACCCCCACCGCCTTGGGTACAAGTTTTACTGGATGAAGAATAA
- a CDS encoding Crp/Fnr family transcriptional regulator: MDERFTSRDSVPNVEELIRATPFFNGLPDSVVERATAHIVSRTHPPNQVILLENDWGSSVYFLLEGWVKIRTYNLDGKEVTLNILGSGEIFGEMAALDEVPRSTDVITLAPTTIGNLPAQDFVQLIHTEPLAGIRLAQLMARRLRQVNRRLRLRESDSTSRVADIILFLAEGQGKESPQGIEIPNLPHRELSSLSGLARETVTRVLSKLEKKGLIKRDRETLCIPDVNALERLMV; the protein is encoded by the coding sequence ATGGATGAAAGATTTACCTCTCGCGATTCTGTACCCAACGTTGAGGAATTAATTCGCGCAACGCCATTTTTTAATGGATTACCGGACTCAGTTGTAGAACGGGCAACGGCGCATATTGTTAGCCGCACCCATCCCCCAAATCAAGTCATTTTGTTGGAAAATGACTGGGGAAGTTCTGTTTATTTTTTATTAGAGGGATGGGTGAAAATTCGCACCTACAACCTCGATGGCAAGGAGGTCACGCTCAATATTTTAGGCTCTGGTGAAATCTTTGGCGAAATGGCAGCCTTGGATGAAGTGCCGCGATCGACCGATGTGATTACCCTAGCCCCCACCACGATTGGCAATCTCCCCGCCCAGGATTTTGTGCAGTTAATTCATACCGAACCCTTAGCAGGAATTCGGTTGGCGCAGTTGATGGCAAGACGCCTGCGCCAAGTCAACCGTCGATTGCGGTTGCGAGAATCCGATAGCACTTCTCGGGTGGCGGATATTATCTTATTTTTAGCCGAGGGACAAGGAAAAGAATCTCCCCAAGGGATTGAAATTCCTAATTTACCCCATCGGGAATTAAGCAGTCTGAGTGGATTGGCTCGTGAAACGGTGACTCGGGTATTGAGTAAACTAGAGAAGAAGGGTTTGATTAAGCGCGATCGCGAGACCCTCTGTATCCCAGATGTCAACGCTCTGGAACGTCTGATGGTCTAG